One Branchiostoma floridae strain S238N-H82 chromosome 15, Bfl_VNyyK, whole genome shotgun sequence DNA window includes the following coding sequences:
- the LOC118432443 gene encoding EF-hand calcium-binding domain-containing protein 9-like → MRVRSKLLSLMHLDKTYCLLTVRHVKIFQTYFSLLDIHGDSSLNDVQVYCFMRLVTDLKKDEIYQLFDMLDVDGSGQLEFSEFFILICVLIAVQDHVEKQFIYRHCRTIFGLIDLDGSNTITPDEFKALTYLFDFKKRAMNEIFYEFDISGDQELDYREFRLFAMACIDKQQQLEKEMLEKAEEMREKALQKEARKKELQEKYQEVGIIAYCVIL, encoded by the exons ATGCGAGTTCGGTCTAAACTGCTATCCCTGATGCACCTGGACAAGACGTATTGTCTGTTAACGGTTAGACACGTCAAGATCTTCCAAACTTACTTCAGCCTGCTGGACATCCACGGGGACAGCTCACTAAATG ACGTCCAGGTGTACTGTTTCATGCGGCTGGTCACCGACCTGAAGAAGGACGAGATTTACCAGCTGTTCGACATGTTGGACGTGGACGGGTCCGGCCAGCTGGAGTTTTCCGAGTTCTTCATCCTCATCTGCGTCCTCATCGCCGTGCAG GACCACGTAGAGAAGCAGTTCATCTACCGCCACTGTAGGACCATATTTGGACTGATCGACCTGGACGGGAGTAACACCATCACTCCGGACGAGTTCAAGGCGCTCACTTACCTCTTTGACTTCAAGAAAAGAGCCATGAACGAAATCTTTTATGAGTTCGACAtctctggagaccag GAACTGGACTACCGGGAGTTCCGCCTGTTCGCCATGGCTTGTATAGATAAACAACAGCAGCTCGAGAAGGAGATGTTAGAGAAAGCTGAAGAGATGCGGGAAAAGGCTTTGCAAAAAGAGGCGAGGAAAAAAGAGCTACAAGAAAAATATCAAGAAGTTGGCATCATAGCTTATTGCGTCATTCTATGA